In Penicillium oxalicum strain HP7-1 chromosome I, whole genome shotgun sequence, a single window of DNA contains:
- a CDS encoding U1 small nuclear ribonucleoprotein C: MDHDHIPHQQYNADITNNIIRIIESLGQSEIPTGDAISFILPLYTASTSLAIGDRRPPSVAIISLNHWRNGLTDSRAHIEAFFRYWKSFLHFRVSHKQLALGCQRLEREFLKVQSTASERRQKLARCRNISLPLLWFFLSLRNPLRDALKDLLIFSTRDANTIAAMRQSTPDIETTDTNLISDYCDVYLTHDSMSVRKAHNSGRNHLRNVVDYYQQIGQEKAQSVIDSITSSYAAEGKAVPNPAMVPPGALPPPPFGFPGHPGQMPPPFGIPPPGAPGAPGMPPFPPGGRGMPFPPPFPPNASGTPPQGGFPPPMPNMPNMPPGGAGNLPPPLPADSPISPSLRPAPPVHSLPPCIHSTMATAPRIHLHLEAREARKVTPLHLVGVDLLLVEEIGGDWW; encoded by the exons ATGGATCATGATCACATACCTCACCAGCAGTACAATGCGGACATTACAAACAACATCATCCGCATAATCGAATCTCTCGGCCAAAGCGAGATACCAACGGGCGACGCGATAAGCTTCATTCTGCCACTCTATACCGCCTCAACGTCCCTTGCCATCGGGGACCGAAGACCACCGTCTGTCGCGATAATCTCACTCAATCACTGGAGAAACGGCCTGACAGACTCTCGAGCACACATTGAAGCGTTTTTCAGATACTGGAAAAGCTTCCTGCACTTCCGAGTATCCCATAAACAGCTTGCACTGGGCTGTCAGCGTCTCGAAAGGGAATTTTTGAAAGTTCAGTCCACTGCCTCTGAGCGGCGGCAGAAGCTGGCAAGATGCCGAAATATAAGTCTTCCCCTCTTGTG GTTTTTTTTATCCCTCCGAAACCCCCTCCGTGATGCTTTGAAAGatctcttgatcttctcgactCGCGACGCGAATACCATTGCCGCAATGCGCCAAAGTACTCCTGATATTGAGACGACCGACACCAATCTCATCA GTGACTATTGCGATGTATACCTCACGCACGACTCGATGAGTGTGCGCAAAGCGCACAACTCTGGCCGCAACCATCTCCGCAATGTAGTAGACTACTACCAAC AAATCGGACAAGAGAAAGCGCAATCAGTTATCGACTCCATCACTTCTTCTTACGCCGCAGAAGGCAAAGCCGTGCCTAATCCCGCAATGGTTCCTCCTGGCGcacttccacctcctccatttGGCTTCCCAG GACATCCCGGCCAAATGCCCCCTCCATTCGGTATCCCACCTCCGGGTGCTCCAGGTGCTCCAGGAATGCCGCCTT TCCCCCCAGGTGGTCGCGGTATGCCTTTCCCACCACCCTTCCCACCCAATGCCTCCGGTACACCTCCCCAGGGAGGCTTCCCACCACCCATGCCAAATATGCCTAACATGCCCCCCGGAGGAGCAGGCAATctgcctccccccctcccggCGGATTCCCCAATTTCCCCATCCCTCCGCCCGGCGCCCCCGGTGcattccctccccccatgCATTCACAGCACCATGGCCACGGCGCCTCGGATTCACCTACACCTCGAGGCCCGCGAGGCTCGGAAGGTTACCCCCCTCCACCTGGTGGGGGTGGACCTCCTCCTGGTCGAGGAGATCGGTGGTGATTGGTGGTAA
- a CDS encoding NADP-dependent alcohol dehydrogenase 6: MGYPETFEGFMVQSHEKWSDFKKQEFKPKPLGERDVEIAIEACGVCGSDVHTITGGWGQASLPVCVGHEVIGKVIGLGSKATTVKMGDRVGVGAQVWACLECDVCKSGNENYCPHQVDTYNATYPDGSMAYGGYASHIRAHEYFVFAIPEKLETSLAAPMLCAGITSYSPLSRAKIGPGKTVGVVGIGGLGHFGILFAAAMGADVYALSHSPKKEADAKALGAKGFISTNEKGWNESHKFKFDFILNTTDATDKFDMGAYFSTLKVNGTFHTVGISDKPFPPLNTPDFMSNGCAIAASHIGSREEVQAMLDLAAKSNIKSWVETIDISEEGCKTAVEKVYKGDVRYRVTLVGYDKVFGKRA; the protein is encoded by the exons ATGGGTTATCCAGAGACATTCGAGGGCTTCATGGTCCAGTCCCACGAGAAGTGGAGTGACTTTAAGAAGCAAGAG TTCAAACCTAAGCCTCTCGGTGAGCGCGATGTCGAGATCGCCATTGAGGCGTGCGGTGTTTGCGGCAGTGATGTCCACACCATCACCGGCGGCTGGGGTCAAGCCAGCCTCCCCGTCTGTGTGGGTCATGAAGTGATTGGCAAGGTCATTGGACTGGGTTCCAAGGCCACCACCGTGAAGATGGGTGACCGGGTTGGTGTTGGTGCGCAGGTCTGGGCTTGCCTGGAGTGCGACGTGTGCAAGTCGGGCAATGAGAACTATTGCCCCCATCAAGTTG ATACCTACAATGCCACCTACCCCGACGGCTCCATGGCCTATGGTGGATACGCCAGCCACATCCGTGCCCACGAGTACTTTGTCTTCGCCATTCccgagaagctggagaccAGCCTGGCTGCGCCCATGCTGTGTGCTGGTATCACCTCATACAGCCCTCTGTCGCGGGCCAAGATCGGTCCCGGCAAGACGGTTGGTGTTGTCGGAAT CGGCGGTCTGGGCCACTTTGGTATTCTGTTCGCCGCGGCCATGGGCGCCGATGTCTACGCTCTGTCTCACTCCCCTAAGAAGGAGGCCGACGCCAAGGCCCTGGGAGCCAAGggcttcatctccaccaacGAGAAGGGCTGGAACGAGTCTCACAAGTTCAAGTTTGACTTTATCCTAAACACCACCGACGCGACTGATAAGTTTGACATGGGTGCCTACTTCAGCACCCTTAAGGTCAACGGGACCTTCCACACAGTCGGTATTTCCGACAAACCCTTCCCTCCTCTGAATACCCCGGATTTCATGAGCAATGGCTGTGCTATCGCGGCCAGTCACATTGGTAGTCGCGAGGAAGTTCAGGCCATGTTGGACTTGGCTGCCAAATCTAACATTAAGAG CTGGGTCGAGACAATCGACATCAGCGAGGAGGGCTGCAAGACTGCCGTCGAAAAGGTGTACAAGGGTGACGTACGATACCGTGTCACCCTTGTTGGCTACGACAAGGTCTTTGGCAAGCGGGCTTAA
- a CDS encoding Actin-like protein: MAEATLHNVPIVIDNGSGTIRAGFAGEEIPSCYFPSFVGRPKHPRVMAGGLEGDSFIGQRAQDLRGLLKIRYPLEHGIVTNWEDMESIWHYVYENELKTLPEEHPVLLTEPPLNPRANRDMAAQLMFEAFNVPALYMSIQAVLSLYASGRTTGVVLDSGDGVSHAVPVFEGFAIPNSIRRIDVAGRDVTEQMQLLLRKAGHVLHTSAEKEVVRMIKEKVCYVSLDPKREEKEWMNSYHKSDAKGIDYTLPDGHKIKIGQERYRAPEILFDPELIGLEYPGVHQIVQDAITRTDLDLRKSLYLNIVLSGGSTLCKNFPDRLMREIKRLAVEDMKIRISAPAERKYTTWIGGSILAGLSTFRKMWVSADEWHEDPEIIFKRFA; encoded by the exons ATGGCAGAGGCTACCCTTCACAATGTACCCATTGTCATTGACAATGGGAGTGGAACCATCCGAGCCGGATTTGCGGGCGAGGAAATCCCCTCATGCTATTTTCCGTCATTCGTTGGCCGGCCCAAACACCCACGGGTTATGGCCGGTGGATTAGAGGGAGATTCATTCATCGGCCAGCGCGCGCAGGACCTGCGCGGTCTTTTGAAGATTCGATATCCACTTGAGCATGGCATCGTCACAAATTGGGAGGACATGGAATCTATATGGCACTATGTCTACGAGAACGAGCTGAAAACACTCCCTGAAGAGCACCCCGTGCTTCTGACCGAACCGCCCCTGAATCCTCGCGCCAACCGTGATATGGCCGCCCAGCTCATGTTCGAGGCATTTAATGTGCCCGCACTGTACATGTCCATTCAAGCGGTACTGTCCCTATACGCGTCGGGGCGCACAACGGGTGTTGTTCTCGATTCCGGAGACGGTGTCTCCCACGCGGTTCCCGTGTTTGAGGGATTCGCGATCCCAAACAGTATTCGAAGAATCGACGTGGCAGGTCGTGACGTTACCGAGCAAATGCAATTGCTTCTTCGCAAAGCGGGTCATGTGCTACACACCAGTGCCGAAAAGGAGGTGGTGcgaatgatcaaggagaaagtGTGCTACGTGTCTCTTGACCccaaaagggaagagaaggagtgGATGAACAGTTATCACAAGTCTGATGCCAAGGGGATTGATTACACGTTACCTGACGGACACAAGATTAAG ATTGGCCAAGAACGATACCGCGCCCCCGAAATTCTCTTCGACCCTGAATTGATCGGCCTCGAATACCCCGGTGTGCACCAGATTGTCCAGGATGCCATCACTCGCACTGATCTCGATCTTCGCAAATCATTATACCTGAACATCGTTCTCTCCGGTGGCTCCACATTATGCAAGAACTTCCCCGATCGTTTGATGCGTGAGATCAAGAGACTTGCTGTAGAGGATATGAAGATCCGAATCTCCGCGCCAGCAGAGCGCAAGTACACGACATGGATCGGTGGAAGCATTCTCGCCGGTCTGAGCACATTCCGAAAG ATGTGGGTGAGTGCGGACGAGTGGCATGAAGATCCCGAAATTATCTTTAAGCGATTCGCATAA
- a CDS encoding UDP-N-acetylglucosamine transferase subunit alg13 translates to MVVKLCFVTVGATASFHELVQAVLQDAFLAELEKHKFTRLLIQYGKGGQEVFDAYRAEYESGKVLHSIEIGGFELCSDMTRYLSMVRKDDIRFQELGMMISHAGTGSILDGLRAGLPLVVVPNPSLADNHQQELAEALAKQGYVIVGKLDDLPSVVGQAAKCTGLAPFFRQQNNQPLTAMSDELSWVD, encoded by the exons ATGGTTGTCAAACTCTGTTTCGTCACCGTTGGGGCTACCGCCTCATTTCACGAGCTCGTCCAAGCCGTCCTTCAAGATGCCTTTTTGGCGGAATTAGAGAAGCACAAATTCACACGGCTTCTGATTCAATATGGGAAAGGCGGTCAGGAAGTATTTGACGCTTATCGTGCTGAGTATGAGAGTGGTAAAGTGCTTCATAGCATTGAAATTGGCGGCTTTGAGCTCTGCTCAGATATGACCCGATATCTGAGCATGGTGCGCAAGGACGACATACGCTTCCAAGAGCTTGGAATGATGATCAGTCATGCCG GGACTGGATCGATTCTCGATGGTCTACGTGCCGGCCTTCCTCTGGTCGTTGTTCCGAACCCTTCTCTTGCGGACAATCATCAGCAAGAGCTAGCCGAGGCCTTAGCCAAACAAGGATATGTCATAGTTGGTAAACTTGA TGATCTTCCCAGTGTGGTTGGCCAAGCTGCAAAGTGTACTGGCCTTGCACCGTTTTTCCGACAACAGAATAATCAGCCACTTACGGCCATGTCGGACGAACTCTCATGGGTGGACTAG